Below is a genomic region from Gillisia sp. Hel_I_86.
GGAATCCATCGGATTTTCTGTAGGGAAAGTCTAGATCAAACCCTATTCTTAAATAAACACCTATTTACTTGACAACCCCTATGTTGAGGTTGTATATTTGCGACCTTTAAAAAATGAAAATATGGGAATGAAACTTTCACAATTTGGTTTTGAACTTCCGGATGAACTTCTCGCTGAATATCCTGCAGAAAACAGGGATGAGGCACGTTTGATGGTACTAAACAGAAAAGACCAAACAATTGAGCATAAATTATTTAAGGATATAATGGATTATTTTGAACCACAAGATGTGATGGTTCTTAATAATACAAAAGTATTTCCTGCGCGTTTATTCGGAAACAAAGAAAAAACGGGAGCTCGTATCGAAGTGTTTTTGTTAAGGGAATTAAATCCAGAAACCAAGCTTTGGGATGTGTTGGTGGATCCGGCAAGGAAAATAAGAATAGGGAATAAATTATATTTTGGTGAAGATGAAAGTCTTGTTGCTGAAGTTATAGATAATACTACTTCTCGTGGTAGAACCCTCCGTTTCTTATATGATGGTTCTTACCAAGAATTCAGAAAAAAATTACAGGAACTAGGGGAAACCCCGCTTCCCAAATATATCAAGAGAGAGGTACAGCCAGAAGATCAGGAACGTTACCAAACTATTTATGCCAAGAACGAAGGTGCTGTTGCAGCTCCAACTGCAGGATTGCATTTTTCCAAGCACCTATTAAAACGTCTTGAAATTAAAGGGATAGATTTTGCTG
It encodes:
- the queA gene encoding tRNA preQ1(34) S-adenosylmethionine ribosyltransferase-isomerase QueA, which produces MGMKLSQFGFELPDELLAEYPAENRDEARLMVLNRKDQTIEHKLFKDIMDYFEPQDVMVLNNTKVFPARLFGNKEKTGARIEVFLLRELNPETKLWDVLVDPARKIRIGNKLYFGEDESLVAEVIDNTTSRGRTLRFLYDGSYQEFRKKLQELGETPLPKYIKREVQPEDQERYQTIYAKNEGAVAAPTAGLHFSKHLLKRLEIKGIDFAEVTLHVGLGTFSPVEVEDLSKHKMDSEEAFIEEKATKIINKALSEKRRICAVGTTSMRVLESAVSSNHTLNEFSGWTNKFIFPPYDFSIANSMITNFHTPKSTLMMMVSAFAGHDFMKKAYDEAIKEKYKFYTYGDAMLII